From Candidatus Zixiibacteriota bacterium, a single genomic window includes:
- a CDS encoding TetR/AcrR family transcriptional regulator translates to MLDENITANLAQRGIVTETFRRLTPDKKELIYRAAIDLFGKFGYDGLAVDQLCREAAISKGSFFQYFPSKSHLLEYVVLMFDDFLTKWMADLKQAEKAVLARERLLYLYDAIVVNSKLYPAQERFFLFVTRGLEHAAVRLEGIDLERHFNGYIAQIIQRGEQTGEIRGDFDVELTARLTSLLIEGLIRRRFRAGRLPRRETGEYLISFLFDGIKA, encoded by the coding sequence ATGTTGGATGAGAACATAACGGCCAACTTAGCCCAACGGGGCATCGTCACGGAAACTTTTCGCCGCCTGACGCCCGATAAGAAAGAGCTTATTTACCGCGCCGCTATTGACCTGTTCGGAAAGTTCGGCTATGACGGTCTGGCTGTCGACCAACTGTGTCGTGAGGCGGCCATTTCGAAGGGTTCTTTCTTTCAGTATTTCCCCTCGAAGAGCCACTTGCTTGAATACGTCGTACTTATGTTTGACGATTTCCTGACCAAGTGGATGGCCGATCTGAAGCAGGCCGAGAAAGCGGTTTTGGCGCGAGAACGTTTGTTGTATTTGTATGATGCGATAGTTGTGAACTCAAAACTGTACCCGGCTCAGGAGCGCTTCTTTCTATTCGTGACGCGCGGTCTGGAACATGCGGCGGTACGCCTGGAGGGGATCGATTTGGAGCGACATTTCAACGGCTACATTGCCCAGATCATCCAACGCGGCGAACAAACCGGTGAGATTCGCGGTGATTTCGATGTGGAGTTGACGGCCCGCTTGACCTCGTTACTGATAGAGGGGTTAATCCGGCGTAGGTTTAGAGCCGGGCGTTTGCCTCGGCGGGAGACCGGCGAGTATCTGATCTCGTTTCTGTTCGATGGCATTAAGGCGTGA
- the obgE gene encoding GTPase ObgE codes for MFIDQVEIEVQAGNGGSGCMSFHTEKFVPKGGPDGGDGGRGGDVIAVADTNLTTLLDYRYRRHSKAENGRGGQGSNKTGRSGADIKLRVPVGTLISDVETSEQLADLDQAGAEVILAKGGRGGKGNAHFKSPTNQAPRQFQPGQPGKHRKLKLELKLLADVGLVGMPNAGKSTILATFSAARPKIADYPFTTLVPNLGIVKIREFKSCVMADIPGLIAGASDGKGLGHQFLRHIQRTRLLIYVIDINEPDIQQTYEDLQGELTEFDQTLLTRPSFVVITKVDTVTESDLKAFCNSLPDDYIYLSAVTHVGAKTFIQEIERHLDQR; via the coding sequence ATGTTTATCGATCAGGTCGAAATCGAAGTCCAGGCCGGCAATGGCGGATCGGGCTGCATGTCGTTCCACACCGAAAAGTTCGTTCCCAAAGGAGGACCGGACGGCGGCGATGGGGGTCGGGGCGGTGATGTAATCGCAGTGGCCGACACCAACCTGACCACGCTGTTGGATTATAGGTATCGTCGACACAGCAAAGCAGAAAACGGCCGGGGCGGACAGGGGAGCAACAAAACCGGCCGCTCCGGCGCGGATATCAAGCTGCGGGTGCCGGTGGGGACACTCATATCAGATGTCGAGACTTCTGAACAATTGGCCGATCTGGATCAGGCCGGTGCCGAAGTAATACTGGCCAAAGGTGGCCGCGGCGGCAAGGGTAACGCTCATTTTAAGTCCCCCACCAATCAAGCGCCCCGACAGTTTCAGCCCGGTCAACCGGGTAAACATCGGAAACTGAAACTGGAGTTGAAGCTGTTAGCCGATGTCGGCCTGGTTGGCATGCCCAACGCCGGCAAGTCAACAATACTGGCAACCTTTTCAGCAGCGCGGCCCAAAATCGCAGATTACCCCTTCACCACCTTAGTGCCGAATTTGGGCATCGTCAAGATACGTGAGTTTAAGTCGTGTGTGATGGCCGACATTCCGGGTCTTATCGCCGGAGCTTCAGATGGCAAGGGATTGGGACATCAGTTTCTTCGCCATATTCAGAGAACGCGACTGTTGATTTATGTTATCGATATCAACGAACCGGACATTCAACAAACGTATGAAGACCTGCAGGGGGAGTTGACCGAATTTGATCAAACGTTGTTGACGCGACCGTCGTTTGTTGTAATAACCAAGGTCGACACGGTAACCGAAAGTGATCTAAAAGCGTTTTGTAACAGCCTGCCGGATGACTATATTTACCTATCGGCGGTGACACATGTCGGCGCCAAGACGTTCATTCAGGAAATCGAGAGGCACCTTGACCAACGGTGA
- a CDS encoding inositol-3-phosphate synthase codes for MGKVRVAIIGVGNCASSLVQGVEYYKKAKDEDQVPGLMHVNLGGYHVRDVEFSAAIDIDKNKVGKDLSEAVFTKPNNTVVFSKVPKLGVKVMRGMTHDGLGHYLSQVIEKAPGDTVDIVKLLKDTKTDVVINYLPVGSEEATKWYVEQILEAGCGFVNCIPVFIAKEQYWQKRFKEKGLPVIGDDIKSQVGATIAHRVMTRLFLERGVRLDRTSQLNVGGNTDFLNMLERSRLESKKISKTNAVTSQLDYDIGDGNVHIGPSDYVEWLSDRKWAYIRMEGTTFGDVPLNVEMKMEVWDSPNSAGVVIDAVRCCKLALDNGVAGPLLEPSSYFKKSPPVQYTDDDARRMTEEFITKYGWKQTAKAKRKAKVAAKRTKTARPAAAKPKRSASGSKKRVVKRKK; via the coding sequence ATGGGCAAAGTAAGAGTCGCCATTATTGGTGTCGGCAACTGCGCCTCGTCGTTGGTGCAGGGCGTCGAATACTACAAGAAGGCCAAGGACGAAGATCAGGTGCCGGGGTTGATGCATGTCAACCTGGGGGGTTATCATGTCCGCGACGTTGAGTTTTCCGCTGCAATCGATATCGACAAAAACAAGGTTGGCAAGGATCTCTCCGAGGCTGTTTTCACCAAGCCGAACAACACCGTGGTTTTTTCGAAAGTACCCAAGCTCGGCGTCAAAGTTATGCGAGGCATGACTCATGACGGACTCGGTCATTATTTGTCGCAGGTTATTGAAAAAGCGCCGGGCGACACTGTCGACATCGTCAAACTCCTCAAGGATACCAAGACCGACGTCGTGATCAACTACCTGCCGGTCGGTTCCGAAGAGGCCACCAAGTGGTATGTGGAGCAGATTCTGGAGGCTGGGTGCGGCTTTGTCAACTGTATCCCGGTGTTCATCGCCAAAGAACAGTATTGGCAGAAGCGGTTCAAGGAGAAGGGTCTGCCGGTGATCGGCGACGATATCAAATCGCAGGTGGGTGCTACTATCGCGCACCGAGTGATGACGCGCCTGTTTCTCGAACGCGGTGTCCGGTTGGATCGGACCAGCCAGCTCAACGTGGGCGGTAACACCGACTTTTTGAACATGCTGGAGCGTTCGCGTTTGGAGTCCAAAAAGATATCCAAAACCAACGCCGTGACCAGCCAGTTGGATTACGACATCGGCGACGGCAACGTACACATCGGCCCGTCCGATTACGTCGAATGGCTCTCGGATCGCAAGTGGGCCTACATTCGAATGGAAGGAACCACTTTCGGCGATGTCCCTCTCAATGTTGAAATGAAAATGGAAGTCTGGGACAGCCCCAACTCGGCCGGCGTGGTGATCGATGCCGTGCGCTGCTGCAAACTGGCTCTGGATAACGGCGTGGCCGGACCACTTTTGGAGCCGTCATCCTACTTCAAGAAATCACCGCCGGTCCAGTATACCGATGACGATGCTCGCCGCATGACCGAGGAGTTCATCACCAAGTATGGCTGGAAACAGACCGCCAAGGCAAAGCGTAAAGCCAAAGTGGCAGCCAAACGAACCAAAACGGCGCGCCCGGCTGCGGCCAAACCGAAAAGATCGGCTTCCGGTTCAAAGAAGCGGGTGGTGAAACGCAAAAAGTAG
- a CDS encoding PfkB family carbohydrate kinase, with translation MITAIGNPVYDYIKTKKVEPEGRVLSGCSTNAALALAKMGADARLVGAIGDDYSEHLKSELSALGIEFRIVPSAETGGFSLNYYDDFGNRTLDLLGRAAVIGEIDPDWYHDAEAVLIGPILGEVSFESVHRIRKSFDGLFFCDPQGLIRGADENGRIFHEKCEGIEQTLGAFDIVKPNELEGQILTGIDCRQDPYQAARIIKEWGPKIVIVTLAELGSIVYDGVDFVDIPPYDINLMDSTGAGDTYMAGFTFEYLKTGGDLHRAGCYASCTSSVMIENSGPDFSMTENMIRERQAELVKLAGFKVDVGVNR, from the coding sequence ATGATCACGGCTATCGGTAATCCCGTTTACGATTATATCAAAACCAAAAAAGTCGAACCGGAAGGCCGCGTCCTCTCCGGGTGCTCCACCAACGCCGCTCTGGCCCTGGCAAAAATGGGCGCCGATGCGCGCCTGGTGGGAGCCATTGGCGACGACTACTCAGAACATCTCAAAAGTGAGTTGTCTGCCCTTGGCATCGAGTTCCGCATTGTACCATCGGCTGAAACCGGCGGTTTTTCGCTTAACTACTACGATGACTTCGGCAACCGTACCCTTGATCTACTGGGACGCGCGGCTGTGATAGGCGAAATCGATCCCGACTGGTACCATGACGCCGAAGCGGTGTTGATCGGACCAATTCTCGGGGAAGTATCGTTTGAGTCTGTCCACAGGATACGCAAATCGTTCGACGGGCTTTTCTTCTGCGATCCGCAGGGACTGATCCGTGGCGCCGACGAAAACGGACGCATCTTCCACGAGAAGTGCGAGGGAATTGAACAGACGCTTGGCGCCTTTGATATCGTTAAACCCAACGAACTGGAAGGGCAGATACTCACCGGTATCGATTGCCGCCAGGACCCATACCAGGCGGCCCGTATCATCAAGGAGTGGGGACCGAAGATCGTTATCGTCACGCTGGCCGAGTTGGGGTCCATTGTATATGACGGCGTGGACTTTGTCGACATCCCCCCTTATGACATCAACCTGATGGACTCGACCGGCGCCGGGGATACCTACATGGCCGGGTTTACGTTCGAGTACCTCAAAACCGGTGGCGATCTGCATCGCGCCGGTTGTTATGCATCGTGCACGTCGTCGGTGATGATCGAAAACTCCGGGCCTGATTTCTCCATGACCGAAAACATGATCCGCGAACGACAGGCTGAGTTGGTGAAGCTTGCGGGTTTCAAAGTCGATGTCGGCGTAAACCGGTGA
- the tmk gene encoding dTMP kinase, with protein sequence MSARKQKALFLTFEGIDGCGKTTQAMMAYQYLKSHGYRVKLLREPGSTATAERIRDLLLDKEGLVAPVTELFLYEAARAELCHREIRPLLASGYTVLCDRFYDSTTAYQGYGRKLDIRMVRSINRFAVGDLKPDLTFLLDLDLRTALSRRTGRPDRLESQSKAFFTRVRAGFLELARKERPRVKVIDARQTVDQVFRSITKILDRRINR encoded by the coding sequence TTGTCCGCAAGAAAGCAGAAAGCGCTCTTTCTGACCTTTGAGGGTATCGACGGCTGCGGTAAAACGACTCAGGCCATGATGGCTTACCAATACCTGAAATCGCATGGCTACCGGGTCAAACTTCTGCGTGAACCCGGCTCCACGGCCACCGCCGAACGGATCCGTGATCTGCTTCTGGACAAAGAAGGGCTGGTCGCCCCGGTGACTGAACTCTTTCTGTACGAGGCGGCCCGGGCCGAACTGTGCCATCGTGAGATCAGGCCGCTGTTGGCCTCCGGGTATACCGTTCTGTGCGATCGCTTCTATGACAGCACTACGGCCTATCAGGGCTACGGTCGAAAGCTGGACATTCGAATGGTGCGAAGTATCAACCGTTTTGCCGTCGGTGACTTGAAACCGGACCTGACCTTTCTACTCGACCTCGACTTACGTACCGCCCTCAGTCGCAGGACAGGACGACCGGACCGCTTGGAATCTCAGTCGAAAGCGTTTTTCACCAGAGTGCGGGCGGGCTTTTTGGAACTTGCCCGCAAGGAGCGCCCGCGTGTAAAAGTGATCGACGCCAGACAGACGGTTGACCAGGTGTTTCGTAGTATAACTAAAATCCTCGACCGGCGGATCAACAGATAA
- a CDS encoding CDP-alcohol phosphatidyltransferase family protein, producing the protein MAKAEVQNGVPTLNERKRQWYEESSLGLGRICLKLGLTPNLLTGLSLLCSVASGLSFWKGAMLWGVAWMISSAVLDMLDGSTARAGNLGTVFGGILDHVADRYGEFFILAGITMSGAVHPGWGLFALFGMIIASYTRAAAESIGKIENCAVGVMGRVEKFLLIIAGSIVEHWLPTGRWPKGGWLELALIIVGTASLVTAIQRLVYAKRLLGDKRDV; encoded by the coding sequence ATGGCCAAGGCTGAAGTCCAGAACGGTGTGCCCACGCTCAACGAGCGCAAGAGGCAATGGTATGAAGAGTCCAGTTTGGGGTTGGGACGTATCTGTCTCAAACTGGGCCTCACACCAAACTTGCTCACCGGGTTATCGCTTCTTTGTTCGGTCGCTTCCGGGTTGTCGTTCTGGAAGGGGGCGATGCTCTGGGGAGTGGCCTGGATGATTTCTTCCGCCGTTCTGGATATGCTCGACGGGTCCACGGCGCGAGCCGGAAATCTCGGCACGGTGTTCGGCGGCATTCTGGATCATGTGGCCGACCGTTACGGCGAGTTCTTTATACTGGCCGGAATCACTATGTCCGGCGCGGTCCATCCGGGTTGGGGGCTGTTCGCATTGTTTGGGATGATTATTGCCAGCTATACGCGCGCGGCAGCCGAGTCGATCGGAAAAATCGAAAACTGCGCAGTTGGCGTCATGGGCCGAGTGGAGAAGTTCCTGCTGATTATTGCCGGTTCAATTGTCGAACACTGGCTCCCCACCGGCCGCTGGCCCAAAGGCGGCTGGTTGGAACTGGCCCTGATTATTGTCGGGACAGCCTCGTTGGTTACGGCTATCCAGCGTTTGGTTTACGCCAAAAGACTGCTCGGCGACAAGCGGGACGTGTGA
- the dprA gene encoding DNA-processing protein DprA → MTNGEMRDWLVDCIGLLRIPGVGRTRYRRLVEAFGSPERVLSASIDELEQVKGVSRANASAIKQQYNGIEARALAGKVIQLGWAALTLDHPEYPEPLRITQSAPPLLFRIGDATPSDEKMIAIVGTRKPSEKGRLFAAQLGTTLARSGITVVSGMAEGIDAAAHNGALEGGGKTIAVLGSALDVIYPATNKGLAQRIRNQGALYSEYLPGTKPDRAFFPERNRIISGLSRGVVVIEAGRKSGALITASHALEQGRELFAVPGSPQDNMSEGTNELIRKGARLTTSPEDIFDELPTLKGEVAARKFIQLPDMTDDEKMLTTLFATGPMQVDQLSRVAELPVAKLMELLLALELKGVVRELSGKRFVLAEEYA, encoded by the coding sequence TTGACCAACGGTGAGATGAGAGACTGGCTGGTTGACTGCATCGGGTTGCTGCGCATTCCGGGCGTCGGGCGCACGCGCTATCGACGGTTGGTAGAGGCTTTCGGTTCGCCTGAGAGAGTGTTGTCGGCGTCGATTGATGAGTTGGAACAGGTCAAAGGTGTGTCACGAGCCAATGCCTCGGCCATCAAACAACAGTATAACGGAATAGAGGCACGCGCCCTGGCCGGCAAAGTCATCCAACTGGGTTGGGCAGCCTTGACCCTTGATCATCCTGAATACCCAGAACCTTTGCGTATCACTCAGAGTGCACCGCCGCTTCTGTTTCGGATAGGCGACGCTACGCCGTCGGATGAAAAGATGATTGCCATCGTGGGTACGCGGAAACCCTCCGAGAAGGGCAGGCTGTTCGCCGCCCAGTTGGGCACCACGCTGGCCCGAAGCGGCATCACTGTCGTTTCCGGAATGGCTGAAGGAATCGATGCCGCCGCTCACAACGGCGCGCTGGAAGGCGGCGGTAAGACAATTGCCGTACTCGGCAGCGCCCTTGATGTGATATACCCGGCCACCAATAAGGGGCTGGCCCAACGAATCAGAAACCAGGGCGCTCTGTATTCCGAATACCTTCCCGGAACCAAACCGGACCGAGCCTTTTTCCCCGAACGGAATCGAATCATCTCCGGTCTGTCACGCGGCGTGGTGGTGATCGAGGCGGGGAGAAAGTCGGGAGCATTGATCACCGCTTCGCATGCTTTGGAGCAGGGTCGTGAACTCTTTGCGGTACCGGGATCGCCGCAGGACAACATGAGCGAAGGAACCAACGAGTTGATTCGTAAAGGGGCAAGATTGACCACGTCACCCGAGGATATTTTCGATGAACTACCCACCCTCAAAGGTGAAGTCGCCGCCAGGAAATTTATTCAACTGCCCGATATGACCGACGATGAGAAGATGCTCACCACCCTGTTTGCAACCGGACCTATGCAGGTTGACCAGCTGTCGCGGGTGGCCGAACTGCCGGTGGCGAAATTGATGGAACTCCTCCTGGCTTTGGAACTCAAAGGTGTGGTGCGCGAACTGTCCGGCAAGCGGTTTGTCCTCGCTGAAGAATACGCATGA
- a CDS encoding S41 family peptidase: protein MTTSQTIDRRSILTAAALLSVMIVLNGMMALLVLSDPAFDHAHRLMQVASLIDEHHFEEVDWDRLLPIGRRALMDDLDRYSGYVTPDDFAEKRQQREGYYSGIGVTVIGHDDGLLVHSIRDDGPGKAAGLLSGDIIVAADSTVLADKTSREASRLLRGEDGSTVTLTVYRPTDNDSLKLPVVRGEVIYHHVAYAGCTDDSVVYIKLTDFAPGATDDVEAALDSLVIDREVKGIILDLRGNPGGLFVEAQAAAGLFLNDGLFLVGTDGRSRWNDEQFTTSSGDKTNGLPMAVLVDRASASASEIVAGALKQNNRAILVGDTTFGKGLVQGYLRFLGDDGLRLTISRYYFEGGVYLNEFDSTLHDTGHGLPPDVYFDSDGTETYVRLLERSFLLQRFAHIHQTEIIAQADSAQLDDVWIELLADFIQDEFDYPSDLMLQVEFLLEVAEDADSALQTGKVTQDLLAAATRYDRQRLFQYQPYIKRRLVQLALERAYSAYRAYDEGVMRHDSGIAIAARQLLKR, encoded by the coding sequence ATGACGACATCTCAGACTATCGACCGTCGCTCAATCCTGACCGCGGCGGCCTTGTTAAGTGTCATGATCGTGCTTAACGGGATGATGGCGCTACTTGTCTTGTCCGATCCGGCTTTCGACCATGCCCACCGTCTGATGCAAGTTGCCAGCCTAATTGACGAGCACCATTTCGAAGAAGTGGACTGGGATCGGCTGCTGCCAATCGGTCGCCGAGCCCTGATGGATGACCTGGATCGATATTCCGGATATGTCACGCCTGACGATTTCGCCGAAAAAAGACAACAGCGCGAAGGATACTACTCGGGCATCGGCGTTACCGTAATCGGACACGATGACGGGTTATTGGTACATTCTATCCGCGATGACGGCCCCGGCAAGGCCGCCGGGTTGCTCTCAGGTGACATCATTGTCGCTGCGGACTCGACGGTGTTGGCCGACAAGACTTCCCGCGAAGCATCAAGGCTACTGCGCGGCGAGGATGGCAGCACAGTTACATTAACGGTGTACAGACCGACCGACAATGACAGTCTTAAACTGCCGGTAGTGCGTGGCGAGGTCATTTACCACCATGTGGCCTACGCCGGCTGTACGGATGATTCGGTCGTCTATATCAAATTGACCGATTTCGCACCGGGCGCCACCGACGACGTCGAAGCGGCTCTCGATTCGCTGGTTATTGACCGGGAGGTGAAAGGTATCATTCTGGACCTGCGTGGAAACCCGGGTGGCTTATTTGTCGAGGCTCAGGCAGCGGCCGGTTTGTTTTTGAACGACGGTCTGTTTCTGGTCGGCACCGATGGACGCTCACGCTGGAATGACGAACAGTTCACGACCTCCTCAGGCGACAAAACCAACGGTCTGCCGATGGCCGTGCTGGTCGACCGCGCCTCGGCATCGGCATCAGAGATCGTAGCCGGAGCGCTGAAGCAAAACAACCGGGCCATACTGGTCGGAGATACGACCTTTGGCAAAGGGCTGGTGCAGGGATACCTGAGGTTCCTGGGCGACGACGGTTTGCGCCTGACAATATCGCGGTACTACTTCGAAGGCGGCGTCTACCTGAACGAATTCGACTCGACGCTACATGACACGGGACACGGCTTACCGCCGGACGTTTACTTCGATTCGGACGGCACCGAAACCTATGTGCGCCTTTTGGAGCGGTCGTTCCTGCTTCAGCGTTTCGCACATATTCATCAGACGGAGATTATAGCACAAGCCGACAGTGCCCAGCTGGATGATGTATGGATCGAACTGCTGGCCGACTTTATCCAAGACGAATTTGACTATCCATCCGACCTGATGCTGCAAGTCGAATTCCTGCTTGAGGTCGCCGAAGACGCAGACAGCGCACTGCAAACAGGCAAGGTGACTCAGGATCTATTGGCCGCCGCCACCCGGTATGATCGGCAACGATTGTTCCAGTATCAACCGTATATCAAGCGACGCCTGGTGCAACTTGCTCTTGAACGTGCCTACTCCGCATACAGAGCCTATGATGAAGGTGTTATGAGACACGATTCCGGAATCGCTATAGCCGCCCGCCAACTGTTGAAGCGATGA
- a CDS encoding MtnX-like HAD-IB family phosphatase, which translates to MKTAIFCDFDGTISRRDIGYNLFHHFSQGRNDELVPLWKKGELTTRECLLKEAAMVHAHSDEIYRYLDQFELNRGFEPFVRLCQANSADLAILSDGLDFYIEYVLKRHRLNHLPLIANAGRLEDNRLIVTFPHDNQSCRRCGSCKGERIREYRLRHGEVKAVFVGDGYSDACGAAEADIVLAKKDLEQYCVIHNIDHIRYDTFDDVSRFLTERRLLRS; encoded by the coding sequence ATGAAGACAGCTATCTTTTGTGATTTCGACGGCACTATTTCCCGACGTGATATCGGTTACAACCTGTTTCATCACTTCTCGCAAGGACGAAACGATGAACTTGTCCCGCTCTGGAAAAAAGGTGAACTGACAACGCGCGAATGTCTGCTTAAGGAAGCGGCGATGGTGCATGCGCACTCCGATGAGATCTATCGCTACCTGGACCAGTTTGAACTCAATCGAGGTTTCGAACCGTTTGTCCGGTTGTGTCAGGCGAATTCGGCGGACTTGGCGATTCTCTCCGACGGTCTGGATTTCTACATTGAGTACGTGCTGAAGCGCCATCGGTTGAATCATCTGCCGCTCATTGCGAACGCCGGACGTTTGGAGGACAACCGCCTGATCGTGACCTTTCCCCACGACAACCAGTCGTGCCGCCGATGCGGAAGCTGCAAAGGGGAACGCATACGGGAATATCGGCTTCGGCATGGGGAGGTAAAGGCTGTGTTTGTGGGCGACGGCTATTCCGACGCCTGCGGCGCTGCCGAGGCCGATATTGTTTTGGCCAAGAAAGACCTTGAACAATACTGTGTCATACACAATATTGACCACATCAGATACGATACGTTCGACGACGTGTCGCGCTTCTTGACCGAGCGTCGATTGTTGAGAAGTTGA
- a CDS encoding HPr family phosphocarrier protein — protein MIKRTVTIVNKLGMHARPSAMFVTEASRFQSEVWLTKEGQRINGKSIMGVMMLAAEMGSEIEIEVNGPDEEASMAALVKVIASGFGEELSAL, from the coding sequence ATGATCAAACGGACCGTCACTATCGTCAACAAACTTGGTATGCACGCCCGGCCGTCGGCTATGTTTGTCACCGAAGCCTCACGGTTTCAGTCCGAGGTGTGGTTGACCAAGGAGGGTCAGCGTATCAATGGTAAGTCGATCATGGGCGTCATGATGTTAGCGGCCGAGATGGGTTCAGAAATCGAGATTGAGGTCAACGGTCCTGACGAGGAAGCATCGATGGCCGCTTTGGTCAAGGTGATCGCATCAGGCTTTGGTGAGGAACTTAGTGCCTTATGA